Part of the Candidatus Margulisiibacteriota bacterium genome is shown below.
TGATTATTTCGTCTACGATGTCACAGCCGTCAAAAACAGACAGGGTCAGCAGAAGTATAGGGTTTCCACCCAATTCAAGAAAAAGCTTGCCTTCCTCTGTCTTCATGCGGGACCCGGAACCTCCTGCCGCTATTATCGCCGAGGTCCTCATTTTGGCGCCTTTGTCAGTATTTCGTGCCCGTTCTTATTGACCAACACCATATCTTCTATCCTTATGCCGAACTTATTCTTAAAATATAAACCCGGTTCGATCGTGATAACCTGGCCGGATTTTAATCGCACGGGCAGGCGGCCGCCTGCCCCTATCGATGATATCCTGGGCTGCTCGTGGACTTTCTTTCCTATCCCATGCCCTGTGCTGTGAGTAAAATACTTTTCCATGCCGTATCTCTTAAATTCTTTACGGACAGCTTTATCTATATCGGCCACAGCAACCCCCGCCTTGACCATCTTTATGGCCTTTGATTGGGCAGATCTAATGATATTATATATTTTTTTCATAAGGTTGGGTGCGGGGGACATTGTAAGGGCAGAACATTGTTCTGCCCTTACGAAAAACATCCTGGTTATATCCGAACAATATCCGTCGTAATGCACCCCGATATCGATCATCACAATATCATTTTTGCGGATAACCTTTTTTGTGGCATAGCCGTGGGGCATGGCGGACCTTTTGCCTGAGGCAACTATTATCCTGAACGACTCGCGGTGACCGCCTCTTTTTTTGATATGCTTTTTAATTTCCAGCGCGGCCCTGTGCTCTGTCATCCCCCGCTTTATTAGATCGGGGACCAGGCTGATGACCTCATCTGCAATGCGGGCAGCGGTCCTTATCCTTGGAAGCTTTTCTTTAGGCATGGGCCTTATTTCAAAATTGCCGCGGCGGCTCTAAGGCCCAGAAGATAGCTGTCGGCGCCAAAACCTGTTATCTGCCCGGCGCAAACAGGCGCAATGACCGATCTTTGCCTGAATTCTTCCCTGCTGTAGATATTGGAGAGGTGGACTTCTACCGCTGGCAGTTTGACCGCAGAGATGGCATCCCTTATCGCCACACTGTAATGAGTGTATCCGCCGGGATTGATAACGACAGCCGAAAAGCCGTCCTTGGCTTTTTGAATAGCGTTTACTATCTCCCCTTCCACATTGCTCTGGAAGGTCTCTATTTCCACCCCCAATTCCGAGGCCAGTTTGGCCAATCCGGAATTGATCTTATCCATCGTAACGTTGCCGTACTGGTCTACTTCGCGCTCCCCCAGGAGGTTCAGGTTGGGCCCGTGAATAATAAGTATCTTTTTCATTGATTTCTCCTTATGATGATATAAATATATCACAAATCCCCAAAAAACGCTTTCACACTGAGATCAGCCCCGGTTTTTGGCGATAAGTTATATAGAGGGGGATACAGCATGACAAGCACATCACAAATAACGGGTTATATTGCAACGCTGTCTAACGCAGCCAGGTACTTGCAAAAAGCACGGCCTTTCTTATCCTTAAGCAATCCTACCAGGCTGGCCATCATAGGAGCTATGCAATGCATCGGTAATGCCGTTGATATTTCTGCTATCACCCAAGCGCTGATAACAGCCGACAAAGTTGTCCAACTGGTAAAGGAACTCAAACAGTCTATCCCTCCTGTTTTCTGCACCGGAAAAGCCACTCACTATTCAGCCGCGAGAGGTTCCGAAACAGCCAGCGGCGAGGGCTACAACCCTGATATTCTTGCCGCCGCGTACAACGGAACTCCCGGGAGGGAGCTTCCCTGTGGCAGCATCGTCAGGGTGACCAATCTTGCCAACGGAAAGAGTGTCGAGGTGAAGATAAATGACCACGGCCCCTGGATAATCCGCAGCAGTAGGGAGAAAATACCCTATCCTGAAGGCGGACGCAGGATAGACCTGACCCCGGCAGCCTTTTCAAAAATAGCCGATCTTGGAACGGGGGTTCTAAATGTCAGAATAGAAGTAGTGCAACTCGGGAGCGGAAGACAGTTTTGAGATCATCACCGATTTTCCCCGATGTATGTACGATGGGGATTTATTACAAAAGGAGGGCTTATTAGATGGTATCTTCGACAGAACTGCTTCTTATAAAATACGGAGTGACAGGACCTTCCGGCACGATCAATTACACAAATCCCAGGTTCAAGAAGATCGATGCCAACCATAACGACCAGATAAGCACGGAAGAAGCGTGGAAGTATCTCTATGACAACGCCCGCTCGTTTTCGCCCAGCATGCCGCCCGTGATCAACACCCTTCTGTCTGAACTTAGATCCGGGGATGCCGGCACAAGGATAAATGCCGCGGTAAGACTGGGCAGAATGGGCGCTACGGGAGCTATCCCTTCCACTCTTGCGGCAAGAGTAAAATCGGAACTCACAGCAATTATCAACAAAATGAACCGCACGGGGGCTTACTGTGAACCCGCCGTATTGAGAGCCGCAGCGCTGGTTGCTTTGGGCAAAATAGGAGGAGCCGATACGTGCAGCAAGATAATAGAGGTCCTTACAAAAAGATGGGGTCCCCTTGCAGTCAACGAAAGCGTCCTGGTCATGCGTGAAGCAATAAGAATGATAGGAGTTATGACACTTAACGGCTCAATGCCCTACACAAAAGCCGAAGAAGCGCTGAGCTTTATCAGGAACCAATACGGTGTTAAAGTAGATTGGCCAAAAGACCTTAGGACTTTTGCTTCCACAACCCTGGTTAATTTGCGCGCTGAAAAAGGATATTACCGCCTCCCGGACCAGACCTATCAATACAGAGAAGGTTTTCTCTGGCACAGGAAAGCATCAAGGACTGTTTCCATGGACCCGTCCAATGTTAAGGATGAGCTTTACGGCATAGAAATGTATTATGACGAGCAGATACAAGACTATGTGCCCAAAGTATTCCATACTCATGAAAAGATCTCTCTTCAGCCTCTTACAGACGATGAGGTCATGAAAATACAGGCGGCTCTGTTCCTTGTAGGAAGGATCTCGGCAGAGCAGATGAAGGTCTATGCCAATCGGAATGCCTGCTCAGCCGCTGTCAGGATACTTCAAATGGACCACGGAATAAGCGGCGGCGACGGGGGCAACAGGTTCGGAGTCGGCACTCTGGGAGCGCTTAAGGAAGAAGCGGCTAAATTCGCGGGACGCTGACCGGCTATTTTGAAGGCGTCTTTGGGACCGGAGCAAAATAATACATTTTGCTCTCCCCCTTAATGTTCAACTCCAAAGCAAGAGGATACTCCAGCTTAAACCCGTGGTAAAAGGCCAAAAAACCCTTTCTTGAACTATTGGCATAGACCGGCCTGAACTCAAAGTAATTCTCTATTATGTTCTGCAGGTTGGACCCCAGATATGAACTTGAGGGCAGACTGATCAGGGAATCGACGGCGGACACCGCGCCCTGTATCGAAGGGTTGGAAAGGCTGAACCCTTTTGGGTCTATCAGCTTTTTTTCTATCTGATAAAGGTCCTCTTTGGTAATAAGCTTTATGGGTAAAAGGTCCCTGCCGTCATAAAGTTTAAGACTGTATTGCTCCGGCTCGATATCCTTTCCTGTTTTGTTCCTTATCTCAAGCCCGAGAGCAAGCAGCTCTTTGTAACCGAATACTGCAAAGGCAGCGTCATGATACCTGCTTTCTATCACAAAATACTGCTCTCCGTGCTTTACTATCTGCTTAAGGCCCTTAGGCTGAAAAACATAATAGCGGTCAATATCTATTGTTTTAGGCAGGCCTCTGTCGCAGCCGGTCAAAGCCAGAGCGGCCATCATGCCTGCTGCCACAGCTATCAGAGCGGTTATCCTTTTCATTTTACCTCCCGGACAGTTTCACCAAGATTATAGAACAACCCGCCTGTTTTGGCAAGAAATCACATCTCAGCCTGAAATCAAAGGTAAAAAGTGACGATGATCTATCGGAGGTTTTTTTATGCGCGTAGTTCCTTCGGCACAGACAAGATTTTCTATCGCCAACAGGCTGTCTTCTGCAGCGGGACACTTGTCAGGGGCGGCAAACCGACTCGGGCTTGTGCGGCCAAATGTGTATGAACACGACCTTGGGCAGTGGAGACACTTTTACCGCAACGGGGCCACAAGGCTCGCCGGACTGCTTTGCCGGGAAGCAGCGGAGCGCCCTGTCACCGTTATGGTGGACGACTTAAGAAACCTGTCGATAGAAGGCAGGCTGCTTCCAAGGTTCCCATTTATCAACGATGAACTCCCTGCAGGAAGGAATTTTTCTTTTTTTGTTCCGCAGGGCGCAACACCAAAACAGATAGATCCGTCACTGCTGTACTTTATGTCCTGGCTGCCTGCGGTATCAAGGGACATCACAAAACCAAAAGTGACCTATGAGCTTCTCAATGGTACGGACAAAAGCTTTGAACTGCAGCTGCCTGAGCAGAACGCCTGCCCTTTTGTCTGCCAGGCGGACGAGGAAGGTTTTTTTCCCGGACATGAAACAGACATAGCCCTGTTCTCTTTTGAAAGGCGCCAAATCACTCTCGAATACGCCCTGCTTCACATCCCCGTGCCTCTGCATGTAAAGCTTGGGGGAAAAGTCATCATGGTGGGCGATTTTGTTAAGAGTTCCTATCTTGACGCCTCAGCAAGAGGAAAACTTGCAGTTAGGACAGCGGTCCACAACCCGTGGGAAAGCGGGCTCGAAGCTCTGGACGAAACTTTTTTTATCGGAGACCTTTCGACCTTTATGAGCGGGGTCTTATACGGCGATCCTTACTCCCTCATCTCAGTATTTCCCACGATCGGAGAATAAAAAAACCCCCCGGAAAACCGGGGGGCTGTAAACGCTTATCCGAGGCTTTATCAGAACGCGTACCTGTAGCCGATCTTAAGGTCTATACCTTTAAGAGCTGCCGCAGTGTCAGCATACTTCAAAGCTCCGTATCCGAGTTCGGCGTTGATGATACCGAAGTCAGGTACATTGTAGTTGGCGCCGAGGTATGCCTCTGCACCCCACTTCCCTGTTCTTCCGGCATTCACCTTCACCGGCAGCAGGTATGCACCGCCTACATAGTAGGACAGCGGCATTCCCAAAGCTGACAGGTAGTCGGTGATGTCATAAATGGCTCCCAGCTTCAAGCTGATAGCCTTCATGTCATCAGACCCTGTCGGGTTGGTGCCTGCAACATAGTTGCCGCCCACCCTTACTTTGAGGCCTGTTGCTCCGATGCCTGACAGATCGTAGTCGAGGTTGCCCGCAACTCCGAAAAGCCCTGCATCA
Proteins encoded:
- the aroQ gene encoding type II 3-dehydroquinate dehydratase → MKKILIIHGPNLNLLGEREVDQYGNVTMDKINSGLAKLASELGVEIETFQSNVEGEIVNAIQKAKDGFSAVVINPGGYTHYSVAIRDAISAVKLPAVEVHLSNIYSREEFRQRSVIAPVCAGQITGFGADSYLLGLRAAAAILK
- a CDS encoding M24 family metallopeptidase, with protein sequence MPKEKLPRIRTAARIADEVISLVPDLIKRGMTEHRAALEIKKHIKKRGGHRESFRIIVASGKRSAMPHGYATKKVIRKNDIVMIDIGVHYDGYCSDITRMFFVRAEQCSALTMSPAPNLMKKIYNIIRSAQSKAIKMVKAGVAVADIDKAVRKEFKRYGMEKYFTHSTGHGIGKKVHEQPRISSIGAGGRLPVRLKSGQVITIEPGLYFKNKFGIRIEDMVLVNKNGHEILTKAPK
- a CDS encoding septal ring lytic transglycosylase RlpA family protein; this encodes MTSTSQITGYIATLSNAARYLQKARPFLSLSNPTRLAIIGAMQCIGNAVDISAITQALITADKVVQLVKELKQSIPPVFCTGKATHYSAARGSETASGEGYNPDILAAAYNGTPGRELPCGSIVRVTNLANGKSVEVKINDHGPWIIRSSREKIPYPEGGRRIDLTPAAFSKIADLGTGVLNVRIEVVQLGSGRQF